From a single Sphingosinicellaceae bacterium genomic region:
- a CDS encoding GNAT family N-acetyltransferase → MLIRPALATDAEAIWAIIGPTIRAGETYALDRDLGERAALDYWLGGDREAFVVEEGGVVLGTYYLRANQSGGGNHVCNCGYMTGAAAAGRGVARLMYEHSAAHARAQGYRAMQFNFVVSVNERAVRLWQSLGFEIVGRVPGGFRHPIKGFVDAMVMFKRL, encoded by the coding sequence ATGTTGATCCGCCCCGCCTTGGCCACCGATGCCGAAGCCATCTGGGCGATCATCGGCCCGACGATCCGCGCCGGCGAAACCTACGCCCTCGACCGCGACCTCGGCGAGCGCGCCGCGCTGGACTATTGGCTCGGCGGCGACCGGGAGGCGTTCGTCGTCGAGGAGGGCGGGGTCGTTCTCGGGACCTACTATCTACGGGCCAACCAGTCGGGTGGCGGCAATCATGTCTGCAACTGCGGCTACATGACTGGCGCGGCGGCGGCGGGACGCGGCGTCGCGCGGCTGATGTACGAGCACTCGGCCGCGCATGCCCGGGCGCAGGGCTACCGCGCGATGCAGTTCAATTTCGTGGTCAGCGTCAACGAGCGCGCCGTCCGTCTGTGGCAATCGCTTGGCTTCGAGATCGTCGGCCGGGTGCCCGGGGGCTTCCGACATCCCATCAAGGGCTTTGTCGACGCGATGGTGATGTTCAAGCGCTTGTAG